The following coding sequences lie in one Onychomys torridus chromosome X, mOncTor1.1, whole genome shotgun sequence genomic window:
- the Nlgn3 gene encoding neuroligin-3 isoform X1, which translates to MWLQLGLPSLSLSPTPTVGRSLCLTLWFLSLVLRASTQAPAPTVNTHFGKLRGARVPLPSEILGPVDQYLGVPYAAPPIGEKRFLPPEPPPSWSGIRNATHFPPVCPQNIHTAVPEVMLPVWFTANLDIVATYIQEPNEDCLYLNVYVPTEDVKRISKECARKPNKKICRKGGSGAKKQGEDLADNDGDEDEDIRDSGAKPVMVYIHGGSYMEGTGNMIDGSVLASYGNVIVITLNYRVGVLGFLSTGDQAAKGNYGLLDQIQALRWVSENIAFFGGDPRRITVFGSGIGASCVSLLTLSHHSEGLFQRAIIQSGSALSSWAVNYQPVKYTSLLADKVGCNVLDTVDMVDCLRQKSAKELVEQDIQPARYHVAFGPVIDGDVIPDDPEILMEQGEFLNYDIMLGVNQGEGLKFVEGVVDPEDGVSGTDFDYSVSNFVDNLYGYPEGKDTLRETIKFMYTDWADRDNPETRRKTLVALFTDHQWVEPSVVTADLHARYGSPTYFYAFYHHCQSLMKPAWSDAAHGDEVPYVFGVPMVGPTDLFPCNFSKNDVMLSAVVMTYWTNFAKTGDPNKPVPQDTKFIHTKANRFEEVAWSKYNPRDQLYLHIGLKPRVRDHYRATKVAFWKHLVPHLYNLHDMFHYTSTTTKVPPPDTTHSSHITRRPNGKTWSTKRPAISPAYSNENAPGSWNGDQDAGPLLVENPRDYSTELSVTIAVGASLLFLNVLAFAALYYRKDKRRQEPLRQPSPQRGTGAPELGTAPEEELAALQLGPTHHECEAGPPHDTLRLTALPDYTLTLRRSPDDIPLMTPNTITMIPNSLVGLQTLHPYNTFAAGFNSTGLPHSHSTTRV; encoded by the exons ATGTGGCTGCAGCTTGGCCTGCCCTCGCTGTCCCTGAGCCCCACGCCCACAGTTGGCCGGAGTCTGTGCCTCACGCTGTGGTTCCTCAGTTTGGTGCTGAGGGCCAGTACCcaggccccagcacccacagtcaATACTCACTTTGGGAAGCTAAGGGGTGCCAGAGTACCATTGCCCAGTGAGATCCTGGGTCCTGTGGACCAGTACCTGGGGGTACCCTACGCAGCTCCCCCGATCGGCGAGAAACGTTTCCTGCCCCCGGAACCACCCCCATCCTGGTCGGGCATCCGGAACGCCACACACTTTCCTCCAGTGTGCCCCCAGAACATCCACACAGCTGTCCCCGAAGTTATGCTGCCAGTCTGGTTCACTGCCAACTTGGATATCGTCGCTACTTACATCCAGGAGCCCAATGAAGACTGTCTCTACTTGAATGTCTATGTGCCCACGGAAGATG taAAGCGGATTTCCAAGGAATGCGCCCGAAAGCCCAACAAGAAAATTTGTAGGAAAGGAG GATCCGGCGCTAAGAAACAGGGCGAGGACTTAGCGGATAATGACGGGGATGAAGATGAAG ACATCCGGGACAGTGGAGCTAAGCCTGTCATGGTCTACATCCACGGAGGTTCTTACATGGAAGGGACAGGCAACATGATTGATGGCAGCGTTCTTGCAAGTTATGGCAACGTTATCGTCATCACCCTCAACTATCGGGTCGGGGTGCTAG GTTTCCTGAGCACTGGGGATCAGGCTGCTAAGGGCAACTATGGGCTCCTTGACCAAATCCAGGCCCTGCGCTGGGTGAGTGAGAATATTGCCTTCTTTGGAGGAGACCCCCGTCGAATCACTGTCTTTGGCTCGGGCATTGGTGCATCCTGTGTTAGCCTCCTCACACTGTCTCATCATTCTGAGG GGCTTTTCCAGAGGGCCATCATCCAAAGTGGCTCTGCTCTATCTAGCTGGGCTGTGAACTACCAACCAGTGAAGTACACCAGTTTGCTGGCAGACAAAGTGGGCTGTAACGTGCTGGACACCGTGGATATGGTGGATTGTCTTCGACAAAAGAGCGCCAAGGAGCTGGTAGAACAGGACATTCAGCCAGCCCGCTACCATGTGGCCTTTGGCCCTGTGATTGATGGTGATGTCATTCCTGATGACCCTGAGATCCTTATGGAACAGGGAGAGTTCCTCAATTATGATATCATGCTAGGTGTCAACCAGGGTGAGGGTCTCAAGTTTGTAGAAGGGGTGGTGGACCCTGAGGATGGTGTCTCTGGCACTGACTTTGACTACTCTGTCTCCAATTTTGTGGACAATCTGTATGGCTATCCTGAGGGTAAGGACACCTTGCGGGAGACCATCAAGTTTATGTACACAGACTGGGCAGATCGTGACAACCCTGAGACCCGCCGTAAAACACTGGTGGCACTCTTCACTGACCACCAGTGGGTGGAACCTTCAGTGGTGACAGCTGATCTGCACGCCCGATATGGCTCGCCTACCTACTTCTACGCCTTCTACCATCACTGCCAGAGCCTCATGAAGCCCGCGTGGTCAGATGCAGCTCATGGGGATGAAGTGCCCTATGTTTTTGGTGTCCCTATGGTAGGTCCCACTGACCTTTTCCCCTGCAACTTCTCCAAGAATGATGTTATGCTCAGCGCTGTTGTTATGACCTATTGGACCAACTTTGCCAAGACCGG GGATCCCAACAAGCCGGTACCCCAGGATACCAAGTTCATTCACACCAAGGCCAACCGCTTTGAGGAAGTGGCCTGGTCCAAATACAATCCCCGGGACCAGCTCTACCTTCACATCGGGCTGAAACCAAGGGTTCGTGATCATTACCGAGCCACCAAGGTAGCATTTTGGAAACACCTGGTGCCCCACCTGTACAACCTGCATGACATGTTCCACTATACATCCACGACCACCAAAGTGCCGCCCCCGGACACCACCCACAGCTCTCATATCACTCGCAGACCCAATGGCAAGACCTGGAGCACCAAGAGGccagccatctcacctgcctaCAGCAATGAGAATGCCCCTGGGTCCTGGAACGGGGACCAGGATGCAGGGCCACTCCTGGTCGAGAACCCTCGAGACTACTCCACGGAACTAAGTGTCACCATTGCTGTGGGGGCCTCCCTCCTGTTTCTCAATGTGTTGGCCTTTGCTGCCCTTTATTACCGTAAGGACAAACGGCGCCAGGAGCCCCTGCGGCAGCCTAGTCCCCAGAGGGGAACTGGTGCCCCTGAATTGGGAACTGCTCCAGAAGAGGAGCTGGCAGCATTACAGTTGGGTCCCACTCACCATGAATGTGAGGCTGGCCCACCCCATGACACGTTGCGCCTCACAGCATTGCCCGACTACACCTTGACCCTGCGGCGCTCCCCTGATGACATCCCACTCATGACCCCCAACACCATCACTATGATTCCCAACTCCCTGGTTGGGCTGCAGACCTTGCACCCCTATAACACCTTTGCCGCAGGGTTCAACAGTACTGGGCTGCCCCACTCACACTCCACTACCCGCGTATAG
- the Nlgn3 gene encoding neuroligin-3 isoform X2: MWLQLGLPSLSLSPTPTVGRSLCLTLWFLSLVLRASTQAPAPTVNTHFGKLRGARVPLPSEILGPVDQYLGVPYAAPPIGEKRFLPPEPPPSWSGIRNATHFPPVCPQNIHTAVPEVMLPVWFTANLDIVATYIQEPNEDCLYLNVYVPTEDGSGAKKQGEDLADNDGDEDEDIRDSGAKPVMVYIHGGSYMEGTGNMIDGSVLASYGNVIVITLNYRVGVLGFLSTGDQAAKGNYGLLDQIQALRWVSENIAFFGGDPRRITVFGSGIGASCVSLLTLSHHSEGLFQRAIIQSGSALSSWAVNYQPVKYTSLLADKVGCNVLDTVDMVDCLRQKSAKELVEQDIQPARYHVAFGPVIDGDVIPDDPEILMEQGEFLNYDIMLGVNQGEGLKFVEGVVDPEDGVSGTDFDYSVSNFVDNLYGYPEGKDTLRETIKFMYTDWADRDNPETRRKTLVALFTDHQWVEPSVVTADLHARYGSPTYFYAFYHHCQSLMKPAWSDAAHGDEVPYVFGVPMVGPTDLFPCNFSKNDVMLSAVVMTYWTNFAKTGDPNKPVPQDTKFIHTKANRFEEVAWSKYNPRDQLYLHIGLKPRVRDHYRATKVAFWKHLVPHLYNLHDMFHYTSTTTKVPPPDTTHSSHITRRPNGKTWSTKRPAISPAYSNENAPGSWNGDQDAGPLLVENPRDYSTELSVTIAVGASLLFLNVLAFAALYYRKDKRRQEPLRQPSPQRGTGAPELGTAPEEELAALQLGPTHHECEAGPPHDTLRLTALPDYTLTLRRSPDDIPLMTPNTITMIPNSLVGLQTLHPYNTFAAGFNSTGLPHSHSTTRV, from the exons ATGTGGCTGCAGCTTGGCCTGCCCTCGCTGTCCCTGAGCCCCACGCCCACAGTTGGCCGGAGTCTGTGCCTCACGCTGTGGTTCCTCAGTTTGGTGCTGAGGGCCAGTACCcaggccccagcacccacagtcaATACTCACTTTGGGAAGCTAAGGGGTGCCAGAGTACCATTGCCCAGTGAGATCCTGGGTCCTGTGGACCAGTACCTGGGGGTACCCTACGCAGCTCCCCCGATCGGCGAGAAACGTTTCCTGCCCCCGGAACCACCCCCATCCTGGTCGGGCATCCGGAACGCCACACACTTTCCTCCAGTGTGCCCCCAGAACATCCACACAGCTGTCCCCGAAGTTATGCTGCCAGTCTGGTTCACTGCCAACTTGGATATCGTCGCTACTTACATCCAGGAGCCCAATGAAGACTGTCTCTACTTGAATGTCTATGTGCCCACGGAAGATG GATCCGGCGCTAAGAAACAGGGCGAGGACTTAGCGGATAATGACGGGGATGAAGATGAAG ACATCCGGGACAGTGGAGCTAAGCCTGTCATGGTCTACATCCACGGAGGTTCTTACATGGAAGGGACAGGCAACATGATTGATGGCAGCGTTCTTGCAAGTTATGGCAACGTTATCGTCATCACCCTCAACTATCGGGTCGGGGTGCTAG GTTTCCTGAGCACTGGGGATCAGGCTGCTAAGGGCAACTATGGGCTCCTTGACCAAATCCAGGCCCTGCGCTGGGTGAGTGAGAATATTGCCTTCTTTGGAGGAGACCCCCGTCGAATCACTGTCTTTGGCTCGGGCATTGGTGCATCCTGTGTTAGCCTCCTCACACTGTCTCATCATTCTGAGG GGCTTTTCCAGAGGGCCATCATCCAAAGTGGCTCTGCTCTATCTAGCTGGGCTGTGAACTACCAACCAGTGAAGTACACCAGTTTGCTGGCAGACAAAGTGGGCTGTAACGTGCTGGACACCGTGGATATGGTGGATTGTCTTCGACAAAAGAGCGCCAAGGAGCTGGTAGAACAGGACATTCAGCCAGCCCGCTACCATGTGGCCTTTGGCCCTGTGATTGATGGTGATGTCATTCCTGATGACCCTGAGATCCTTATGGAACAGGGAGAGTTCCTCAATTATGATATCATGCTAGGTGTCAACCAGGGTGAGGGTCTCAAGTTTGTAGAAGGGGTGGTGGACCCTGAGGATGGTGTCTCTGGCACTGACTTTGACTACTCTGTCTCCAATTTTGTGGACAATCTGTATGGCTATCCTGAGGGTAAGGACACCTTGCGGGAGACCATCAAGTTTATGTACACAGACTGGGCAGATCGTGACAACCCTGAGACCCGCCGTAAAACACTGGTGGCACTCTTCACTGACCACCAGTGGGTGGAACCTTCAGTGGTGACAGCTGATCTGCACGCCCGATATGGCTCGCCTACCTACTTCTACGCCTTCTACCATCACTGCCAGAGCCTCATGAAGCCCGCGTGGTCAGATGCAGCTCATGGGGATGAAGTGCCCTATGTTTTTGGTGTCCCTATGGTAGGTCCCACTGACCTTTTCCCCTGCAACTTCTCCAAGAATGATGTTATGCTCAGCGCTGTTGTTATGACCTATTGGACCAACTTTGCCAAGACCGG GGATCCCAACAAGCCGGTACCCCAGGATACCAAGTTCATTCACACCAAGGCCAACCGCTTTGAGGAAGTGGCCTGGTCCAAATACAATCCCCGGGACCAGCTCTACCTTCACATCGGGCTGAAACCAAGGGTTCGTGATCATTACCGAGCCACCAAGGTAGCATTTTGGAAACACCTGGTGCCCCACCTGTACAACCTGCATGACATGTTCCACTATACATCCACGACCACCAAAGTGCCGCCCCCGGACACCACCCACAGCTCTCATATCACTCGCAGACCCAATGGCAAGACCTGGAGCACCAAGAGGccagccatctcacctgcctaCAGCAATGAGAATGCCCCTGGGTCCTGGAACGGGGACCAGGATGCAGGGCCACTCCTGGTCGAGAACCCTCGAGACTACTCCACGGAACTAAGTGTCACCATTGCTGTGGGGGCCTCCCTCCTGTTTCTCAATGTGTTGGCCTTTGCTGCCCTTTATTACCGTAAGGACAAACGGCGCCAGGAGCCCCTGCGGCAGCCTAGTCCCCAGAGGGGAACTGGTGCCCCTGAATTGGGAACTGCTCCAGAAGAGGAGCTGGCAGCATTACAGTTGGGTCCCACTCACCATGAATGTGAGGCTGGCCCACCCCATGACACGTTGCGCCTCACAGCATTGCCCGACTACACCTTGACCCTGCGGCGCTCCCCTGATGACATCCCACTCATGACCCCCAACACCATCACTATGATTCCCAACTCCCTGGTTGGGCTGCAGACCTTGCACCCCTATAACACCTTTGCCGCAGGGTTCAACAGTACTGGGCTGCCCCACTCACACTCCACTACCCGCGTATAG
- the Nlgn3 gene encoding neuroligin-3 isoform X3, whose protein sequence is MWLQLGLPSLSLSPTPTVGRSLCLTLWFLSLVLRASTQAPAPTVNTHFGKLRGARVPLPSEILGPVDQYLGVPYAAPPIGEKRFLPPEPPPSWSGIRNATHFPPVCPQNIHTAVPEVMLPVWFTANLDIVATYIQEPNEDCLYLNVYVPTEDDIRDSGAKPVMVYIHGGSYMEGTGNMIDGSVLASYGNVIVITLNYRVGVLGFLSTGDQAAKGNYGLLDQIQALRWVSENIAFFGGDPRRITVFGSGIGASCVSLLTLSHHSEGLFQRAIIQSGSALSSWAVNYQPVKYTSLLADKVGCNVLDTVDMVDCLRQKSAKELVEQDIQPARYHVAFGPVIDGDVIPDDPEILMEQGEFLNYDIMLGVNQGEGLKFVEGVVDPEDGVSGTDFDYSVSNFVDNLYGYPEGKDTLRETIKFMYTDWADRDNPETRRKTLVALFTDHQWVEPSVVTADLHARYGSPTYFYAFYHHCQSLMKPAWSDAAHGDEVPYVFGVPMVGPTDLFPCNFSKNDVMLSAVVMTYWTNFAKTGDPNKPVPQDTKFIHTKANRFEEVAWSKYNPRDQLYLHIGLKPRVRDHYRATKVAFWKHLVPHLYNLHDMFHYTSTTTKVPPPDTTHSSHITRRPNGKTWSTKRPAISPAYSNENAPGSWNGDQDAGPLLVENPRDYSTELSVTIAVGASLLFLNVLAFAALYYRKDKRRQEPLRQPSPQRGTGAPELGTAPEEELAALQLGPTHHECEAGPPHDTLRLTALPDYTLTLRRSPDDIPLMTPNTITMIPNSLVGLQTLHPYNTFAAGFNSTGLPHSHSTTRV, encoded by the exons ATGTGGCTGCAGCTTGGCCTGCCCTCGCTGTCCCTGAGCCCCACGCCCACAGTTGGCCGGAGTCTGTGCCTCACGCTGTGGTTCCTCAGTTTGGTGCTGAGGGCCAGTACCcaggccccagcacccacagtcaATACTCACTTTGGGAAGCTAAGGGGTGCCAGAGTACCATTGCCCAGTGAGATCCTGGGTCCTGTGGACCAGTACCTGGGGGTACCCTACGCAGCTCCCCCGATCGGCGAGAAACGTTTCCTGCCCCCGGAACCACCCCCATCCTGGTCGGGCATCCGGAACGCCACACACTTTCCTCCAGTGTGCCCCCAGAACATCCACACAGCTGTCCCCGAAGTTATGCTGCCAGTCTGGTTCACTGCCAACTTGGATATCGTCGCTACTTACATCCAGGAGCCCAATGAAGACTGTCTCTACTTGAATGTCTATGTGCCCACGGAAGATG ACATCCGGGACAGTGGAGCTAAGCCTGTCATGGTCTACATCCACGGAGGTTCTTACATGGAAGGGACAGGCAACATGATTGATGGCAGCGTTCTTGCAAGTTATGGCAACGTTATCGTCATCACCCTCAACTATCGGGTCGGGGTGCTAG GTTTCCTGAGCACTGGGGATCAGGCTGCTAAGGGCAACTATGGGCTCCTTGACCAAATCCAGGCCCTGCGCTGGGTGAGTGAGAATATTGCCTTCTTTGGAGGAGACCCCCGTCGAATCACTGTCTTTGGCTCGGGCATTGGTGCATCCTGTGTTAGCCTCCTCACACTGTCTCATCATTCTGAGG GGCTTTTCCAGAGGGCCATCATCCAAAGTGGCTCTGCTCTATCTAGCTGGGCTGTGAACTACCAACCAGTGAAGTACACCAGTTTGCTGGCAGACAAAGTGGGCTGTAACGTGCTGGACACCGTGGATATGGTGGATTGTCTTCGACAAAAGAGCGCCAAGGAGCTGGTAGAACAGGACATTCAGCCAGCCCGCTACCATGTGGCCTTTGGCCCTGTGATTGATGGTGATGTCATTCCTGATGACCCTGAGATCCTTATGGAACAGGGAGAGTTCCTCAATTATGATATCATGCTAGGTGTCAACCAGGGTGAGGGTCTCAAGTTTGTAGAAGGGGTGGTGGACCCTGAGGATGGTGTCTCTGGCACTGACTTTGACTACTCTGTCTCCAATTTTGTGGACAATCTGTATGGCTATCCTGAGGGTAAGGACACCTTGCGGGAGACCATCAAGTTTATGTACACAGACTGGGCAGATCGTGACAACCCTGAGACCCGCCGTAAAACACTGGTGGCACTCTTCACTGACCACCAGTGGGTGGAACCTTCAGTGGTGACAGCTGATCTGCACGCCCGATATGGCTCGCCTACCTACTTCTACGCCTTCTACCATCACTGCCAGAGCCTCATGAAGCCCGCGTGGTCAGATGCAGCTCATGGGGATGAAGTGCCCTATGTTTTTGGTGTCCCTATGGTAGGTCCCACTGACCTTTTCCCCTGCAACTTCTCCAAGAATGATGTTATGCTCAGCGCTGTTGTTATGACCTATTGGACCAACTTTGCCAAGACCGG GGATCCCAACAAGCCGGTACCCCAGGATACCAAGTTCATTCACACCAAGGCCAACCGCTTTGAGGAAGTGGCCTGGTCCAAATACAATCCCCGGGACCAGCTCTACCTTCACATCGGGCTGAAACCAAGGGTTCGTGATCATTACCGAGCCACCAAGGTAGCATTTTGGAAACACCTGGTGCCCCACCTGTACAACCTGCATGACATGTTCCACTATACATCCACGACCACCAAAGTGCCGCCCCCGGACACCACCCACAGCTCTCATATCACTCGCAGACCCAATGGCAAGACCTGGAGCACCAAGAGGccagccatctcacctgcctaCAGCAATGAGAATGCCCCTGGGTCCTGGAACGGGGACCAGGATGCAGGGCCACTCCTGGTCGAGAACCCTCGAGACTACTCCACGGAACTAAGTGTCACCATTGCTGTGGGGGCCTCCCTCCTGTTTCTCAATGTGTTGGCCTTTGCTGCCCTTTATTACCGTAAGGACAAACGGCGCCAGGAGCCCCTGCGGCAGCCTAGTCCCCAGAGGGGAACTGGTGCCCCTGAATTGGGAACTGCTCCAGAAGAGGAGCTGGCAGCATTACAGTTGGGTCCCACTCACCATGAATGTGAGGCTGGCCCACCCCATGACACGTTGCGCCTCACAGCATTGCCCGACTACACCTTGACCCTGCGGCGCTCCCCTGATGACATCCCACTCATGACCCCCAACACCATCACTATGATTCCCAACTCCCTGGTTGGGCTGCAGACCTTGCACCCCTATAACACCTTTGCCGCAGGGTTCAACAGTACTGGGCTGCCCCACTCACACTCCACTACCCGCGTATAG